Proteins co-encoded in one Nicotiana sylvestris chromosome 7, ASM39365v2, whole genome shotgun sequence genomic window:
- the LOC104234270 gene encoding zinc finger protein 10 — protein sequence MEQARYWMSAKRKHDMTLSNNPSSYGDSWEEQAFAEDAAGALGGCIWPPRSYTCSFCRREFRSAQALGGHMNVHRRDRARMKQSPPSNIPSGDHQHQVFIPPHHNNSHVQYPSHQICTFMYHPNSDSDHGVLRSPYSDPLPIRVSSQKTLATHSSFSSIVQEQSKNKLSSPPSWSNLVADKNSCLSNVKNHEEKKLKSIDFKKVERNLEVIDSNSRAKQDHVAITNCKRRRVDEENNTPFANLFPKTSSMERCRPQSEALERIPSAIEELDLELRL from the coding sequence ATGGAACAAGCAAGATATTGGATGAGTGCAAAGAGAAAACATGACATGACATTATCAAATAATCCTTCTTCATATGGCGATTCGTGGGAGGAGCAAGCGTTTGCTGAAGATGCTGCTGGAGCTCTAGGAGGTTGTATATGGCCACCAAGATCTTATACTTGTAGCTTTTGTAGAAGAGAATTCAGGTCAGCTCAAGCTCTAGGTGGTCATATGAATGTTCATAGAAGGGATAGAGCTAGAATGAAGCAATCTCCTCCATCTAATATTCCAAGTGGTGATCACCAACATCAAGTATTTATTCCTCCTCATCACAATAATAGCCATGTTCAATACCCTTCTCATCAAATCTGTACCTTTATGTACCACCCTAATTCTGACTCTGACCATGGAGTTCTAAGGTCACCTTATTCTGATCCCTTGCCAATTAGGGTTTCATCTCAAAAGACCTTAGCAACTCATTCTTCCTTTTCATCAATTGTCCAAGAACAAAGCAAGAACAAGTTGTCATCCCCTCCTTCATGGTCAAACTTGGTGGCTGACAAAAATTCTTGTCTCTCAAATGTGAAAAATCATGAAGAGAAAAAGTTGAAATCTATAGATTTCAAGAAAGTAGAGAGGAATCTAGAAGTCATAGACTCTAACTCTAGGGCTAAACAAGACCATGTTGCAATTACTAATTGCAAAAGAAGGAGAGTTGATGAGGAAAATAATACTCCATTTGCGAATCTCTTCCCTAAAACAAGTTCAATGGAAAGGTGTCGTCCTCAATCAGAAGCACTTGAAAGGATCCCTAGTGCTATAGAGGAATTGGATCTTGAGCTGAGGCTTTGA
- the LOC138873933 gene encoding uncharacterized protein, with the protein MAGGNAELREKVAALEELVGTVDGDQFLTILTRLAYLEAEMNRLSQEYTYLKTENGLLRRAVGNDEAQHGADRTKVRISEPKEFNGARSAKKLENFLWDMEQYFHAAKVQDEDKVPITTMYLVDDAKLWWRTRVADDVSAGRPKIDSWEGLKKELKDQFFPSNAGWIARDRLKKLKQTGTVRDYVKDFSSLMLDISNMSEEDKLHNFLYGLQSWAQMELRRQNVKDLPSAIATADALGDFRLGQDGSDFSTTLKSKNGNKDKGKEWRKNGNEKGNAIEGNGNEKGKQCAGPSTNKGQNSKFDGCFICKGPHMARDCPRIEKLSALFEEEKSEDEQNEEDHVQATAYLGPMVVLKNAEATSSRTTNSSGGGGLLTP; encoded by the coding sequence ATGGCTGGTGGCAACGCAGAACTAAGGGAAAAGGTTGCTGCATTAGAGGAACTTGTCGGAACTGTTGATGGGGATCAATTTCTGACTATCTTAACTCGTCTCGCCTATCTTGAGGCCGAGATGAACAGACTGAGCCAGGAGTACACATATCTGAAAACGGAAAATGGGTTGCTGCGTCGTGCTGTTGGCAATGATGAAGCACAGCATGGGGCAGATCGTACCAAGGTCAGAATTTCGGAGCCTAAAGAGTTCAATGGCGCAAGGAGTGCCAAGAAACTTGAAAACTTCCTGTGGGATATGGAACAGTACTTCCATGCTGCCAAAGTGCAAGATGAAGACAAAGTCCCCATTACGACTATGTACTTGGTGGATGATGCGAAGCTATGGTGGCGTACGCGCGTGGCAGATGATGTAAGTGCTGGTAGGCCGAAGATTGACTCTTGGGAAGGGCTGAAGAAAGAATTGAAGGATCAATTCTTTCCTAGCAATGCGGGCTGGATTGCTAGAGATCGTTTGAAGAAGTTGAAACAAACTGGAACGGTCAGGGATTACGTCAAGGATTTTAGTTCTTTGATGCTGGATATTAGCAACATGTCTGAGGAGGACAAGTTGCATAATTTCCTTTACGGGTTGCAGTCGTGGGCGCAAATGGAACTCCGAAGGCAAAATGTGAAAGATCTTCCTAGTGCCATTGCTACTGCGGATGCGTTGGGTGATTTCCGGTTGGGACAAGATGGTTCTGATTTCTCTACTACTTTAAAGTCCAAAAACGGGAACAAGGACAAGGGAAAAGAGTGGAGGAAAAACGGAAATGAAAAGGGAAATGCTATTGAGGGCAATGGCAATGAGAAGGGAAAGCAATGTGCTGGACCTTCAACAAATAAGGGACAAAACAGCAAATTTGATGGCTGTTTTATTTGCAAAGGACCACACATGGCGAGGGATTGTCCGAGAATTGAAAAGCTTTCAGCGttgtttgaagaagaaaagagtgaAGATGAACAAAACGAAGAAGATCATGTTCAAGCAACAGCATATTTGGGACCTATGGTGGTGCTGAAAAATGCGGAAGCTACTTCGTCGAGGACGACGAATTCTTCTGGTGGGGGTGGTTTGTTAACCCCCTGA